A part of Fundulus heteroclitus isolate FHET01 chromosome 23, MU-UCD_Fhet_4.1, whole genome shotgun sequence genomic DNA contains:
- the mid1ip1l gene encoding mid1-interacting protein 1-like encodes MMQISNDPASNKHSLLNVMHRFIAAANNMDETIMVPSLLRDVPLEEQANNNNNDDEEEAQVASNKQRDMYEHYLLLKSIKNDMEWGLLKREMSSGASFLEIAVKQEEQQQPPVKGELPVEDNADLEHQFHYHLRGLFGVLSKLTLQADHLTNRYKREIGGGNFMR; translated from the coding sequence ATGATGCAAATCAGCAACGACCCGGCCAGCAACAAGCACTCCCTCCTCAACGTCATGCACCGCTTCATCGCAGCCGCCAACAACATGGACGAGACCATCATGGTGCCCAGCCTGCTCCGAGACGTCCCGCTGGAGGAGCaggccaacaacaacaacaacgacgACGAGGAGGAGGCCCAGGTCGCCAGCAACAAGCAGAGGGACATGTACGAGCACTACCTGCTCCTCAAGTCCATCAAGAACGACATGGAGTGGGGCCTGCTGAAGCGGGAGATGAGCAGCGGGGCCAGCTTCCTGGAGATCGCCgtgaagcaggaggagcagcagcagcccccGGTGAAGGGGGAGCTGCCCGTGGAGGACAACGCGGACCTGGAGCATCAGTTTCATTATCACCTCAGGGGACTGTTTGGCGTGCTGTCCAAGCTCACGCTGCAGGCCGACCACCTCACCAACAGATACAAGAGAGAGATCGGAGGTGGAAACTTCATGAGATAG